Proteins encoded in a region of the Neodiprion lecontei isolate iyNeoLeco1 chromosome 5, iyNeoLeco1.1, whole genome shotgun sequence genome:
- the LOC107220280 gene encoding uncharacterized protein LOC107220280, whose protein sequence is MNGKNTVMEEKSQYVSCIKINGVPILPPLMTDDLRAEMSYYKQLAIAVEEKLKMLKIAKESIRTECAKCIALENQSFKTDEKVEKSNSYDSTTEDSCMTETETSTIESGPNIDTVIDIPTREEQPDKNYTSLDTSFHESTAETMNQSDASFDNDGNENSSKERNDELFTTSTCSDTITASTDLNQYLDASPPTQSTVETVTPEIVKPKVPKTLDIIPITVQVPEQEKSDDSFDEKPSGQNTPPKLVRQGSYILEAPSPMLLAHMQTELADPGYIPSTTSTAIKRKEWNISQAKSEWENQIKNKEIIIPDNSRGSNGHTRYRRNSMSTLNNQKVFKSLSHAKNGSSLGMHQSAKSVDCIQTMLDRELVCKSPGGAKSNGYSQMQSVRGSGGSTKSGNSQKFRSNRNVSFINLANRLGGSVGSLVNFGGQSCQAMNARNDRSKPTIINEAQSTPSPVKSVAVTDKLVIIFKEIQRKHEEQMAELIAKQQREQKNMQREFEKQQALLLGQIKKTFPGILIPPTAEEETPEVLKPVLNTTKEDDDTYSLDKNNPPLPKCPLDYIYPLNGHCETIISSSNNTSTHPKVDTSENKGLESNELLSKNIDAPSSIHRSKNTADKCLNVSRQLFPLDSNTVHVPIPVNVHYTAKHIKAATIINAYARGYLVRRLMNTERVVDLKNTYKEALHCMLKLHVDAPLNLPELNFHQRLQLQCDAASMNIAELFAQSPEQRMQVISQDRDIKRSRSERPSSAHSYSFATQRTLARKKMKEMGNFSSPPISSRTCSARSRCQTWTSNSREKRSQNIYHGIKRSTSAGTVRKPWR, encoded by the exons ATGAATGGAAAAAACACAGTTATGGAAGAAAAGTCACAGTACGTTtcgtgtataaaaattaacgGAGTCCCAATCCTGCCTCCTCTG ATGACGGATGATTTGAGAGCGGAAATGAGCTATTACAAACAACTGGCAATAGCGGTGGAAGAGAAATTGAAGATGTTGAAAATAGCCAAGGAGAGTATCAGGACTGAATGTGCAAAATGCATAGCGCTAGAAAACCAAAGTTTCAAGACCGAcgaaaaggttgaaaaaagtaattcgtACGATTCGACAACGGAAGATTCTTGCATGACTGAAACGGAGACTAGCACAATAGAATCAGGACCGAATATTGACACAGTGATAGATATACCGACCAGAGAAGAACAGCcggataaaaattatacaagcTTAGATACCAGTTTTCACGAATCTACAGCAGAAACAATGAATCAATCCGACGCATCCTTTGATAACGACGGAAATGAAAACAGCAGCAAAGAGAGAAACGACGAGCTTTTCACCACCAGCACATGTTCTGACACGATCACTGCCAGCACGGATTTGAATCAGTACTTGGACGCTTCCCCGCCGACTCAAAGCACGGTCGAAACCGTTACACCAGAGATTGTCAAGCCGAAGGTGCCTAAGACATTGGATATCATTCCGATAACGGTACAAGTTCCGGAACAAGAGAAGAGCGACGATTCGTTCGACGAGAAACCGTCCGGACAAAATACACCCCCCAAACTCGTGCGACAAGGTTCGTACATCTTGGAAGCACCGAGCCCAATGCTGCTAGCTCACATGCAAACGGAACTTGCGGACCCGGGTTACATTCCATCGACAACAAGTACAGCTATTAAACGCAAGGAGTGGAATATATCTCAGGCGAAGAGCGAGTGGGAGAACCAGATTAAGAATAAGGAAATTATTATACCGGATAATTCAAGGGGCAGCAATGGCCATACGAGGTATAGAAGGAACAGCATGTCAACCTTAAACAATCAGAAGGTGTTCAAATCGTTGTCGCACGCTAAGAACGGTTCCTCCCTAGGAATGCACCAGTCTGCCAAATCCGTTGATTGCATACAGACAATGTTGGATAGGGAATTGGTGTGCAAATCTCCAGGCGGCGCTAAATCCAATGGTTACAGCCAAATGCAGAGTGTTAGAGGTAGCGGCGGCTCGACGAAAAGCGGCAACTCTCAAAAATTCAGATCGAATAGAAACGTATCATTTATTAATTTAGCCAACAGACTAGGAGGGTCGGTTGGAAGTCTCGTGAATTTTGGAGGACAGTCTTGCCAGGCAATGAACGCGAGGAACGATCGATCTAAACCAACGATAATTAACGAAGCGCAGAGCACTCCGAGCCCTGTAAAATCTGTCGCAGTTACCGACAAACTCGTCATTATATTCAAAGAAATACAGAGAAAACACGAGGAGCAAATGGCTGAGCTTATTGCCAAACAGCAAAGGgagcaaaaaaatatgcagaGAGAATTCGAGAAGCAACAAGCACTGCTACTTGgccagataaaaaaaacatttcctgGTATTTTGATACCTCCAACTGCCGAGGAGGAGACTCCTGAGGTTTTGAAACCAGTTTTGAATACGACAAAAGAAGATGACGATACATATTCGTTGGACAAGAATAATCCGCCACTTCCCAAATGTCCACTGGATTATATTTATCCTCTGAATGGACACTGTGAGACAATAATATCATCTAGTAATAATACAAGCACACATCCTAAAGTCGATACTTCGGAGAACAAAGGTTTAGAAAGCAATGAATTACTCTCCAAGAATATCGACGCACCGTCGAGTATTCACAGATCTAAAAACACTGCAGATAAATGCTTAAATGTTAGCCGGCAACTGTTTCCACTGGATAGTAACACCGTACATGTTCCAATTCCAGTCAACGTTCATTACACCGCAAAACAC ATAAAAGCAGCGACGATAATAAACGCTTATGCGAGAGGATACTTGGTACGGCGACTGATGAACACTGAACGTGTTGTGGATCTGAAAAATACCTACAAGGAGGCACTCCACTGTATGCTGAAACTTCACGTAGACGCACCGCTAAATTTGCCTGagttaaattttcaccaacgTCTTCAGCTGCAG TGTGATGCAGCCTCAATGAACATAGCCGAATTGTTCGCGCAAAGCCCCGAACAGCGGATGCAAGTCATATCGCAAGACCGGGATATCAAACGATCTCGCTCCGAACGCCCAAGCTCTGCACATTCCTACTCTTTCGCAACTCAACGGACgcttgcgagaaaaaaaatgaagga GATGGgaaatttttcctctcctccTATAAGTAGTCGCACTTGTTCAGCCAGGAGCAGATGTCAAACATGGACATCAAACTCCAGAGAAAAACGGTCTCAAAATATTT ATCACGGAATAAAGCGAAGTACGAGTGCAGGAACCGTTCGAAAACCTTGGAGATGA